One genomic segment of Clavelina lepadiformis chromosome 3, kaClaLepa1.1, whole genome shotgun sequence includes these proteins:
- the LOC143450002 gene encoding uncharacterized protein LOC143450002: protein MDKLYKGRDIADLYQKYRPTYPDKMIENIIKYLRSHRPDSDLSSTFDLMVDVGCGSAQSTNMFAPYFKNIVGVDASEDQIEFAQKQNKFSHIKYLVGKAENLPFDDNSVDLVTCGTAVHWFDLKEFLGEVSRILKPNGCLSLFTYNCTKLYPLYAYDEASSKATTDITWLLCDLELRDNPRGEWILKECWNGYENIFKEIPFPSKQREGSISFRHLMSFEEICGLIHSAIGNRNLIKRRKELEEIFGNVVPNDQDEFDLLKAIESKLKKIWNQDKETEFCMELEIFTILASMSSL, encoded by the coding sequence ATGGATAAACTTTATAAAGGCAGAGATATAGCCGATCTCTATCAGAAATATAGACCAACATATCCAGACAAAATGATagaaaacataataaaatacTTACGAAGTCATAGACCGGACAGTGATTTATCTTCGACCTTTGACTTAATGGTTGACGTTGGGTGCGGGAGTGCTCAATCTACCAACATGTTTGCTCCTTATTTCAAGAATATTGTCGGAGTGGATGCCAGCGAGGACCAAATAGAgtttgcacaaaaacaaaacaaattcagTCACATCAAATACTTGGTTGGGAAAGCAGAGAATTTACCGTTTGATGACAACAGTGTGGACTTGGTGACTTGTGGGACGGCAGTGCATTGGTTCGATTTGAAAGAATTTCTTGGTGAAGTATCACGCATATTAAAACCGAATGGATGTCTATCCCTTTTCACTTATAACTGTACAAAACTTTATCCACTGTATGCCTATGATGAGGCCTCATCCAAAGCTACAACTGATATAACCTGGCTTCTATGTGATCTTGAACTTCGGGATAACCCACGAGGAGAATGGATCCTGAAAGAATGTTGGAATGGTTACGAAAATATCTTTAAAGAAATTCCATTTCCATCCAAGCAACGTGAAGGATCAATTTCATTTCGACATTTAATGTCTTTTGAAGAGATTTGTGGTTTAATTCACTCTGCTATTGGGAATCGAAATCTtataaaaagaagaaaagagTTGGAGGAAATCTTCGGCAATGTCGTTCCCAACGATCAAGATGAATTTGATTTGCTGAAGGCGATTGAGAGTAAATTGAAGAAAATCTGGAATCAAGACAAAGAAACAGAATTTTGTATGGAGCTGGAAATCTTCACTATTTTGGCGTCCATGTCCAGTCTTTAG
- the LOC143450708 gene encoding ubiquinone biosynthesis O-methyltransferase-like translates to MDKLYTGRDIADLYQKYRPTYPDKMMENIIKYLRSHRPDSDLSSTFDLMVDVGCGSAQSTNMFAPYFKNIVGVDASEDQIEFARKQNKFSHIKYLVGKAESLPFDDNSVDLVTCGASVHWFDLEAFFGEVSRILKPNGCLALFSYVNQEMYPLGVDDCESSKATARIIWLLCDLEIEDNLRGKWILKECWNDYENIFKQIPLPSKQREETISFRHQMSFEKACGYLYSAARQQNLKMRRKELEEFFGNVFPSDQGEFDLLKAIESKLKMIWNLNEEKEFCIEWKYFTILASMSRNV, encoded by the coding sequence ATGGATAAACTTTATACAGGCAGAGATATAGCTGATCTCTATCAGAAATATAGACCAACATATCCAGACAAAATGATGGAAAACATCATAAAGTACTTACGAAGTCATAGACCGGACAGTGATTTATCTTCGACCTTTGACTTAATGGTTGACGTTGGATGCGGAAGTGCTCAATCTACCAACATGTTTGCTCCTTATTTCAAGAATATTGTCGGAGTGGATGCCAGCGAGGACCAAATAGAGTTTgcacgaaaacaaaacaaattcagTCACATCAAATACTTGGTTGGGAAAGCAGAGAGTTTACCGTTTGATGACAACAGCGTGGACTTGGTGACTTGTGGGGCATCAGTGCATTGGTTCGATTTAGAggcattttttggtgaagTATCTCGCATATTAAAACCGAACGGATGCCTTGCACTGTTTTCTTATGTTAATCAGGAAATGTATCCCCTTGGTGTCGATGACTGCGAGTCATCCAAAGCTACAGCTAGAATAATTTGGCTTTTATGTGATCTTGAAATTGAAGATAATCTGCGAGGAAAATGGATCCTAAAAGAATGTTGGAATGATTACGAAAATATCTTTAAACAGATTCCACTTCCATCCAAGCAACGTgaagaaacaatttcatttcgACATCAAATGTCTTTCGAAAAAGCTTGTGGGTATTTATACTCCGCTGCTAGGCAACAAAATCTCAAAATGAGAAGAAAAGAGTTGGAGGAATTCTTTGGCAATGTCTTCCCCAGTGATCAAGGTGAATTTGATTTGTTGAAGGCGATTGAGAGCAAACTGAAAATGATCTGGAATCTAAACGAAGAAAAAGAGTTTTGCATTGAgtggaaatattttaccaTATTGGCTTCCATGTCCCGTAACGTTTAA
- the LOC143449445 gene encoding uncharacterized protein LOC143449445 encodes MKKSVLILVLSLLCLGSTKEVSTNRIVEFSSSKNATSEDEGIMEKDLPSLRNQHQSILSSDKSTDVGCDPGIGENGVVGNPNNNDVDLPEDAKQEPKHVDEDREQNSGSYVDQILNKI; translated from the exons atgaagaaatCTGTTTTGATTTTGGTTCTCAGTTTACTTTGCTTAGGCTCAACAAAAGAAGTTTCTACAAACAG AATCGTGGAGTTTTCGTCAAGCAAAAATGCTACAAGTGAAGATGAAGGAATAATGGAGAAGGATCTTCCAAGCTTAAGAAATCAACATCAAAGCATTCTTTCTTCCGACAAAAGTACTGACGTAGGCTGTGATCCTGGCATCGGTGAAAACGGTGTGGTTGGTAACCCGAATAATAATGATGTGGACTTACCAGAAGACGCAAAACAGGAACCGAAACACGTTGATGAGGATCGAGAACAAAATTCAGGGTCGTATGTTGACCAAATcttgaacaaaatttaa
- the LOC143449673 gene encoding putative methyltransferase DDB_G0268948: MDELYKGRDIADLYQKYRPTYPDKVMENIIKYLRSHRPDSDLSSTFDLMVDVGCGSAQSTNMFAPYFKNIVGVDASEDQIEFARKQNKFNHIKYLVGKAESLPFDDNSVDLVTCGASVHWFDLKEFFDEVSRILKPNGCLTLFTYNCTKLYPLYAYDEASSKATTDITWLLCELELRGNPRGEWILKECWNGYKDIFKQIPFPSKQREETVSVLHSMSFEEICGLIHSAIGHRNLIKRRKELEKIFGNGVPNDQGEFDLLKAIERKVKNIWNQDKQTKFCMELEIFLIMASMSSL; the protein is encoded by the coding sequence ATGGATGAACTTTATAAAGGCAGAGATATAGCCGATCTCTATCAGAAATATAGACCAACATATCCAGACAAAGTGATGGAAAACATCATAAAGTACTTACGAAGTCATAGACCGGACAGTGATTTGTCTTCGACCTTTGACTTAATGGTTGACGTTGGATGCGGGAGTGCTCAATCTACCAACATGTTTGCTCCTTATTTCAAGAATATTGTCGGAGTGGATGCCAGCGAGGACCAAATAGAGTTTgcacgaaaacaaaacaaattcaatCACATCAAATACTTGGTTGGGAAAGCAGAGAGTTTACCGTTTGATGACAACAGCGTGGACTTGGTGACTTGTGGGGCGTCAGTGCATTGGTTCGatttgaaagaattttttgaTGAAGTATCTCGCATATTAAAACCGAATGGATGTCTAACCCTTTTCACTTATAACTGTACAAAACTTTATCCACTGTATGCCTATGATGAGGCCTCATCCAAAGCTACAACTGATATAACCTGGCTTCTATGTGAACTTGAACTTCGGGGTAACCCACGAGGAGAATGGATCCTGAAAGAATGTTGGAATGGTTACAAAGACATCTTTAAACAAATTCCATTTCCATCCAAGCAACGTGAAGAAACAGTTTCAGTTCTGCATTCAATGTCTTTTGAAGAGATTTGTGGTTTAATTCACTCTGCTATTGGACATCGAAATCTtataaaaagaagaaaagagTTGGAGAAAATCTTCGGCAATGGCGTTCCCAACGACCAAGGTGAATTTGATTTGTTGAAGGCGATTGAGAGGAAAGTGAAAAATATCTGGAATcaagacaaacaaacaaaattttgtatggAGCTGGAAATCTTCCTTATTATGGCATCCATGTCCAGTCTTTAG
- the LOC143449783 gene encoding uncharacterized protein LOC143449783, which produces MDELYKGRDIADLYQKYRPTYPDKMKENIIKYLRNHRPDSDLSSTFDLMVDVGCGSAQSTNMFAPYFKNIVGVDASEDQIEFARKQNKFSHIKYLVGKAENLSFDDNSVDLVTCGTSVHWFDLDAFFGEVSRILKPNGCLALFCYVNQEMYPLGVDDCGSSKATVGINWLLCDLEIEDNLRGKWILKECWNGYEDIFKQIPLPSKQREETISFRQQMSFEEICGLIHSAIGHRNLIKRRKELEEFFGNVVPNDQGEFDLLKAIESKVKKIWNLNEEKEFCIEWKYFTILASMSRNV; this is translated from the coding sequence ATGGATGAACTTTATAAAGGCCGAGATATAGCTGATCTCTATCAGAAATATAGACCAACATATCCAgacaaaatgaaagaaaacatCATAAAGTACTTACGAAATCATAGACCGGACAGTGATTTATCTTCGACCTTTGACTTAATGGTTGACGTTGGATGCGGGAGTGCTCAATCTACCAACATGTTTGCTCCTTATTTCAAGAATATTGTCGGAGTGGATGCCAGCGAGGACCAAATAGAATTTgcacgaaaacaaaacaagttcaGTCACATCAAATACTTGGTTGGGAAAGCAGAAAATTTATCTTTTGATGACAACAGCGTAGATTTGGTAACTTGTGGGACGTCAGTGCATTGGTTCGATTTAGACGCATTTTTTGGTGAAGTATCTCGCATATTAAAACCGAACGGATGCCTTGCACTGTTTTGTTATGTTAATCAGGAAATGTATCCTCTTGGTGTCGATGACTGCGGGTCATCCAAAGCTACAGTTGGAATAAACTGGCTTTTATGTGATCTTGAAATTGAAGATAATCTGCGAGGAAAATGGATCCTAAAAGAATGTTGGAATGGCTACGAAGACATCTTTAAACAAATTCCACTTCCATCCAAGCAACGTgaagaaacaatttcatttcgTCAACAAATGTCTTTCGAAGAAATTTGTGGTTTAATTCACTCTGCCATTGGGCATCGAAATCTtataaaaagaagaaaagagTTGGAGGAATTCTTTGGCAATGTCGTTCCCAACGATCAAGGTGAATTTGATTTGTTGAAGGCGATTGAGAGCAAAGTGAAAAAGATCTGGAATCTAAACGAAGAAAAAGAGTTTTGCATTGAgtggaaatattttaccaTATTGGCTTCCATGTCCCGTAACGTTTAA